The following coding sequences are from one Arthrobacter sp. PvP023 window:
- a CDS encoding GntR family transcriptional regulator, with amino-acid sequence MSLEPAETASEPAGRSGGLNREAGGPLHAQIRDILHRQIVDLALSPGSSLPTEEELQRRFGVSRSVVRQALSGLADLGLIRRQRGRGSVVAATPVLRRHVQRAGGLDEQAAAHGQRLRTHVLSVEPSEPPQAGIEALNTTNTWKIERVRYLDDLPVAFMCTWVPRDFFPHFTVELLEDASLLSLMRDHGYHPAGGPRQVQAVSSDPDLARKLNINTREPLLLLQGVTRDALGHGLEWFNVWHSPNTVFDVDAQVTTQPGRVSQEHIRRLRKLTQQLESELANLERGER; translated from the coding sequence GTGAGTTTGGAACCAGCAGAAACAGCGTCGGAGCCGGCGGGACGCAGCGGTGGTCTAAACCGGGAAGCCGGAGGCCCGCTCCATGCACAAATCCGGGACATCCTGCACCGGCAGATCGTGGACCTTGCACTGTCCCCGGGCTCCTCTCTGCCCACTGAAGAGGAACTGCAAAGACGGTTCGGGGTTTCCCGCAGCGTCGTGCGTCAGGCCCTGTCAGGCCTTGCTGACCTCGGCCTGATCCGACGTCAGCGCGGCCGCGGCAGCGTAGTGGCCGCAACGCCCGTCCTTCGACGTCACGTTCAGCGCGCGGGCGGCCTGGACGAACAGGCGGCCGCGCACGGCCAGCGCCTGCGCACCCATGTCCTCAGCGTGGAACCATCCGAGCCACCGCAGGCAGGCATCGAGGCCCTGAACACCACCAATACCTGGAAAATTGAGCGGGTCCGCTACCTTGACGATCTTCCCGTTGCCTTCATGTGCACCTGGGTCCCGCGCGACTTCTTCCCGCACTTCACCGTAGAGCTGCTCGAAGACGCGTCACTTCTGAGCCTGATGCGCGACCACGGTTACCACCCTGCCGGGGGCCCCCGTCAGGTCCAGGCCGTGTCCTCAGATCCTGACCTGGCGCGGAAACTCAACATCAACACGCGGGAACCGCTGCTCCTGCTCCAAGGGGTAACCCGTGACGCTCTCGGCCATGGTCTCGAATGGTTCAATGTCTGGCACAGCCCCAACACCGTCTTCGACGTCGATGCACAAGTTACGACCCAGCCCGGGCGCGTCTCCCAAGAGCACATCCGCCGCCTGCGCAAACTGACCCAGCAACTTGAGTCAGAACTGGCCAACCTTGAACGAGGCGAACGCTAA